The genome window GCCAAGGCCGAAGTCAAGGGCGCGCAGGTGTCACTTGGCACGGCGCTTGGTGCCCCATTGGCATTGTTGCAGGCGGAACTGGTGGCGGGCAAAGGTGTGTTTCTGGATTCCAACCCCGCAGGCAAACGCATCCGGGTCGGCGAAGAGCGCGAGACAGGGGCGAAATTTATCCGCCCGTAAATCTGCGCCCCCAAGACTTGAAACCGCGCGAAATTCTTCCCACATGAGCTTTGCCGAGGTGCCTCTATAGGGCTTCGGCGCTTGAAAAATCGGGTCTGTCCAATGGTGGAAGGCCCGATATGTCAATCGCTCAATGATGAGGATGAACACATGCGTAGCTTTGATTTCGCACCCCTTTACCGCTCCAGCGTTGGTTTCGACCAGATCGCCAATATGATGGACCGGGTTCTGACAAATGATGGGGCCACCCCCAGCTATCCCCCGTACAATATCGAAAAGCTCGATAACGATGCCTACCGCATCTCCATCGCCGTCGCCGGTTTCTCTGACAGCGACCTGAGCGTCGAAGTGCGTGAGAAGGCGCTGATCGTCTCGGCCCGCAAGGCGGATGAGGATGAAGCCAAGTCCTACCTGCACCGTGGCATCGCCACCCGCGCCTTTGAGCGCCGCTTTCATCTGGCAGACCATGTTCAGGTGACCGGTGCGGCCCATGCCAATGGCATGCTGCATATCGAGCTTGAGCGTCAGGTTCCAGAAGCCCTGAAACCGCGCCAAATTGCGATCTCTTCCGAGGTGAAGGCGATCGACAAGGACGTGGTTGACGCCAAATCCGTGAACTGAGCCCAGCCCTGTGCTGAAGCTTGTGAGGGCCCGCTATCAAGCGGGCCTTTTTCGTTGGGTGGTGGGCAACTGCGGGCATGGCTTTGGGAGGATATCTGCCGGTGAGGGAGTCGAAAACGGCGTGTTTTTGCTGCGCAGCGGTGGGCGCGAAACCAAGCGTCAGCAACCGGGTTGAGGGGGGGGACCGGGCAGGCGTGCTCGGGCAACTGCGTGCAAAAATCCGCACGCGCAATGAAAGGAAGACCCATGACAACCTATGCAAATTCCCTACGCAAACTGACTCTGACCACAGCTGTGGCAGCATTGATGGCCGCGCCAGTCGCCGCACAGTCGCTGGATGCGGGAGTGGGCTCTGACGTGAGTGCCGATGTGGCAGGCACCGAAGTCGACGCGAATGTCGCGGCTGAAGTCGAAGGCAACCTGCCCGCAGACCAGGCCGCCACTGGCGCCACAGACGTGGACACCGCGCTTGATGGCAGCTCTATCGCTGTGGCCTCAGATGACACTGTAATCGGCACGATCTCGAACGTTGAACCGCAGCCCGATGGTTCCGTGCGCTATTCCATTGATCTGTCCAGCGATCTGGACGTCGATAGTGACCGTGCAGTGGTGCAGATCGATCAGGTTGTTGACGCCGACGGCCAGCTCGCTATCGGCATGACAGGCGAAGAATTTGCGGCAGCCTTGACCCAGCAGATGAATGCGGGCGGCGCGGCACAGACCCAGACCAACTAAGTTAGGTCATTCCGATAGGGCGACCTCTCCCGCGCCCGGAAGCCGGCAGCATGAAAGTGCTGTCGGTTTTTTTGTTGCCGCCCTTCGGTCGAGAGTTCTGTCAGCTTGCCAAGATGCCCTAAGAGGGCTAAGGCGGTTGAGTTATGATATAACATATCAGTATCGCCATTCGGCATAACTACGGAGCTCGACATTGCAAAAGACACTCGCATCCCCGCTTTACCTTCTCACTCTTGGCGCTGGCCTCGCGTTTTCTGCACCGGTTTATGCGGAAACGGCTTCCGAGACAAAGAATGAGTCGCATAGTCACGACCACGACCACGACCACGACCACGACCACGCTCATGATCACGACCATGCCAAAGAAGACATCTACAAAGGCTACTTCGACGATGAGCAGATCAAGGATCGCCCCTTGTCTGATTGGGCAGGCGACTGGCAATCCGTGTTCCCGCTGTTGCAACAGGGCGCGCTTGATCCGGTGATGCAGCACAAAGCCGAAGAAGGCGACAAGACCGCGGAGGAATACAAAGCCTACTACGAGGTTGGCTATGCCACCGATGTGGATCGCATCACCATCGAAGGCAACGCTGTGACCTTCTTTCGGGACGGTGATCCGGTGCAGGGGCGCTATGCCAGCGATGGCTACGAAGTGCTGACCTACGAAAAGGGCAACCGCGGCGTGCGCTATGTTTTCGCCAAAGAGGGTGGAGATGCCGAAGCACCGGCGTATATTCAATTCAGCGACCATATAATCGCATCCGAAAAGGCCGACCACTACCACCTCTATTGGGGTGATGATCGCGCCGAGGTGCTTGCGGAACTCACCAACTGGCCAACCTATTTCCCCACCAGCATGAGCGCCGCTGACATCGCGGCGGATATGCAAGCGCACTAAAGGCGGCCCATCAGCATGTCTGGCAGAAAGCGAAACCTGCGCAGCGGGCTGAAGCACAGGCGGCGGCAGGGGGATCCAATGGCGGCATATGATCGCCTGCCACCGGCTCTGCGGGCTTGGCTTGCGCAAGCGGCATTGCCGTGGTCGCCACAATCCGCGCATCGGATTTGGTGTCGGGCGTTGCAGCGCTGCGAAGGGGATGTGGCTGAGGCCGCGCATCACCTGAGCCGCGCAGAAGGTTGGATGCTGGCGCAGGACCGCCCGGAGCGTTGAGGCAAAACACAACGGGGCGCGCCTTAGGCACGCCCCGTTTCATTCCTCCGGTCGGTTCTTAGACCGACAAGCAGACGTATTTCATCTCAAGGTAGTCTTCGATCCCGTGGTGGCTGCCTTCGCGGCCAAGGCCGGATTGCTTGACCCCACCAAAGGGGGCAAGCTCGGTCGAGATGATGCCGGTGTTCACGCCAACGATGCCGTATTCCAGCGCCTCGGCGACCTTGTACACACGGCTGAGGTCTTTGGCATAGAAGTAGGACGCGAGGCCAAAGATCGTGTCGTTCGCCATGGCGATCACATCGTCCACATCGTCGAACTTAAACAGCGGCGCGAGCGGGCCGAATGTCTCTTCCTTGGCGACCTTCATGTCTTGCGTCACGCCGGTCACGATGGTCGGGCCGAAGAAGTTGCCGCCCATGTCGTCCTTGGCATTGCCCAGAATGATCTCGGCCCCGTTGTCGACCGCATCCTTGATGTGCTCGCGCACCTTGTCCGACGCCTCGGGGTTGATGAGCGGGCCAAGGTCGGTGCCTTCCTCAAGGCCGTCGCCGACCTTCATCTTGCTCACCCGGTCCTTCAGCTTGGTCGCGAATTCGTCATAGACGCCCGCCTGCACATAGATCCGGTTGGCGCAGACACAGGTCTGGCCGTTGTTGCGGAACTTGCACATGATCGCGCCTTCGACGGCGGCATCAAGATCGGCGTCGTCAAAGACGATGAAGGGCGCGTTGCCGCCCAGTTCCATCGAACATTTCATCACCTGATCGGCGGCCTGTTTCAGCAGGATGCGCCCAACCTCGGTGGAGCCGGTGAAGGTCAGCTTGCGCACGGCGGGGTTCTCGCAGAACTCCCTGCCCACAGCCGAAGAGGACGACGACGGCAGCACGTTGAACACGCCCGCCGGAATGCCCGCACGTTCGGCCAGCACACCCATGACGATGGCCGAGAGCGGTGTCTCAGCCGCCGGGCGCGCCACGAAGGAACAGCCCGCCGCCAACGCGGGGGCCGCCTTGCGGGTGATCATCGCATTGGGGAAGTTCCACGGCGTGATCGAAGCAGCAACGCCGATGGGCTGCTTCATCACCATGATGCGCTTGTCGCGCTGGTGGCCGGGGATCATCTCGCCGTAGACGCGCTTGGCCTCTTCGCCGAAGAATTCGATAAAGGACGCGCCATAGGCGATCTCGCCCTTGGCTTCGGCCAGCGGTTTGCCCTGTTCGGCGGTGAGGATGGTGCCCAGATCGTCTTGGTTCTCCATCATCAGGTCGAACCATTTGCGCATCACGGTGGCGCGTTCCTTACCGGTCCAACTGGCCCAGTCCTTCTGCGCCTTTTCTGCCTGTGCAATAGCACCTGCGACCTGTGCACGGCTTAGGTCAGCGACCTGTGCGATGACATCGCCCCGCGCGGGGTTGGTCACGTCAAATGTGCCGTCGTCGCCGTCGACCCATTGGCCGCCGATATAGGCGCGGGTCTCCAGCAAGCTGGGGTCTTTGAGTAGTGATTTCAGATCCGTCTTAGCATCAGTCATGTCATCTCTCCGCTATTCTCTATAGCCTCCAAAGCAACAACGAGTATGATTGTCCAGTTCAGTTTGATCAAATCCGGGGTGGGAGACCCAAATGATGCTAGATGACGCCTATGCAAATGCAGCCTATATCGATGGGGCCGACGGCTTTCCGCCCCGCTGGGAGAAGGAGGCAGAGGCGTTTCGCGCAAACTTGGGCGCGCGGGCGCAGTTGAATGTGCGCTATGGCCCCTCGGACCGTCAAAAATTCGATTTCTTCCAGCCCGAGGGCGTGTCGCGCGGCACTGTCGTCTTTGTGCATGGCGGCTATTGGAAGGCGTTCGACAAGAGCTATTGGTCGCATCTGGCTGCCGGGCCATTGGCGCGGGGCTATGCCGTGGCGATGCCGTCTTATGACCTATGCCCCGATGTGCGCATCTCGGAAATATCGACACAAATCGCCGCCGCGTTGACCGAAGTGGCGAACCGCACGCAGGGCACCATCGTGCTGTCGGGCCATTCAGCGGGCGGGCATCTGGTGGCCCGGATGACCGACCCCTTGCTGCTGGGGGCCGAGGTGCGCGACCGGATCACGCGGATCGTGCCGATCTCAGCCGTGGCCGATCTGACACCGCTGCTTCAGACCGAGATGAACGACACTTTGCAGCTGGATGAGGCCGAAGCCGCCGCTGAAAGCCCGATGAACATGACCCCGCCCCATGGGGTTGACGTGACGGTTTGGGTGGGCGCCGATGAGCGGCCCGTTTTCCTTGAGCAGGCTGAGAATTTCGCCCGCAGTTGGGGCGCGAAGCAGGTTGTGGCCGAGGGCAAGCATCATTTCGATGTGATCGACCCGCTGGCCGAGCCGGACAGCGACCTGACCAAAGCACTTTTGGGCAGCTAAATCGCTTGTGGGTCGCGACAAATGCCTCGCGCTAAGGCGTAAGGCATTTGCCGCAGTGCCGCAGAGGCACTATGTCGGGAGGGGAAGGCCCCTGATCGGCCGCGCGACGTAATTGAAAGGGCCGAAGATGAAAATCGTCAAATGGGTGTTCTGGGTAACCATTTGGGTGATGGTGGGGGCGTTCTTCCACTATACCTTGCCACAGACCGATATCGTGCGTGTCACGGACACCTATGAAAAGCGGATCGACTTCGGCAACAGCTCTATATTCTGGTCCGGGTCGTCGACTGACAGCGCCGGGCAGGCGGTCAACCGCGATGTCTTTTTCATTCAGACCCGCCGCGCCAAGGGCGATGTCATGGTCTACCGTAACGAAGATACGGGCTGGGGCTGGCCGCCCTATTTCAAATTCGACACCGCCAACCTTCAGGCCGAGGCGGCAGACGCACGCAGCACCACCGGCGCACCACAGTATTACGCGCTGAAACACTATGGTTGGCGCAGTGAGCTATTGTCGATCTACCCCAATGCCATCTCGTTGCGAGCGGTCGAAGGGCCTGATGCGGCCAAGGGCATTCCCTTTGTCACCATCATTGTGCTGCTGCTTTTCGCGGCGCTGGTCTATGCGATCTGGGTGCGCTGGCGGCGCTTCCGCCGGGCGCGGCTGGACCCAAGGATCGAAGCGTTCGAAGACGACATCGCCGTACGACGGGGCCGTTTTGCCCGCTGGCGGGCCGAACGCCGCGCGCGGAAGTAACATCACTGAGAACTGCAAGCGCTGAGCGGGGCAAGAAGTGTCCCGCATTCAGGTAAAACTCTGGTATTCCATCCTATATGGACATCATCCTCGTCACCACGATCATCGCGTCGCTCTTTGTGGTCATCGGCTTGGCCGAGCCCTTGGCGGCGCGATTGCGCCTGCCATTCAGCGTGATCCTTGCTGTTGTGGGTATCCTTATCGGGGCCTCGGCGATCTTTTTGTTGCGCACGGATTTGACCGATGCGCTGAACCCGATGGCCGCCGCCATTCTGGGGCTGCCGATCCGGTCGAACGTATTTCTATACGTCTTTCTGCCGACGCTGTTGTTCCAAGCGACCTTGGGGATGAACCTGCGCCGGATGGTCGACGATTGGGTGCCGATCCTTGTGCTGGCGGTTGTGGCGGTTGTGGTGGCGACGGTCAGCATTGGCTACGCGCTTTTCTGGTTTAGCGCCATTCCATTGGCGGCCTGTCTACTGATCGGGGCGATTGTTTCGACCACTGACCCCTCGGCGGTGGTCTCGATCTTTCGCTCAATCTCGGCTCCGCGTCGGTTGGCGCGGATCATTGAGGGTGAAAGCCTGCTGAACGATGCCGCGGCGATCGCGCTTTTCGGTCTGTTTATGGGCTATGTCATGCTGGGCATTCCCGACCCGGAGCTGGGCAGTGCGCTTGCGCAATTTCCGATGTTGATCGCGGGCGGGGCGTTGGTGGGCTGGCTGGGCGCGCGGGTCTCTGTTTGGGTGATGGCGCTGTTTGCACGGCACGAACTGGCACAGCAATCGATCTCGGTCGCGCTGCCCTACCTAGCCTATATCGTGGCAGAGCAAAGCGTTGGCGCGTCGGGTGTGATCGCCGTGGTCGCGGCGGGGCTGACGCTGAACCTCACCGCGCCGGGGCGGTTGCCACCGCAGGCGCTGACCAACCTGCGCGAACTTTGGGACGTGCTGGCCCATTGGGCGGGGGCGCTCATCTTTATCCTTGCCGCTTTGCTGATCCCGCGCTTGCTGGAGGAAGTCCGGCTGGAGGATTTCTTCCTTATTGCGGTGGTGGTCATTGCGGCGATCCTTTCCCGCGCGGTGATCCTTTTTGGCCTGCTGCCATTGCTGACGGCCGCCAAACTTTCGCCGTCGGTCGAGCGGCCCTACCGGGTGGCGATCCTCTGGGGGGGCTTGCGCGGGGCGGTCACGCTGGCGCTGGCGCTGGCGGTGACGGAAAGCGTGCGGGTGCCGGA of Sulfitobacter sp. DSM 110093 contains these proteins:
- a CDS encoding Hsp20 family protein; amino-acid sequence: MRSFDFAPLYRSSVGFDQIANMMDRVLTNDGATPSYPPYNIEKLDNDAYRISIAVAGFSDSDLSVEVREKALIVSARKADEDEAKSYLHRGIATRAFERRFHLADHVQVTGAAHANGMLHIELERQVPEALKPRQIAISSEVKAIDKDVVDAKSVN
- a CDS encoding metal-binding protein ZinT, which gives rise to MQKTLASPLYLLTLGAGLAFSAPVYAETASETKNESHSHDHDHDHDHDHAHDHDHAKEDIYKGYFDDEQIKDRPLSDWAGDWQSVFPLLQQGALDPVMQHKAEEGDKTAEEYKAYYEVGYATDVDRITIEGNAVTFFRDGDPVQGRYASDGYEVLTYEKGNRGVRYVFAKEGGDAEAPAYIQFSDHIIASEKADHYHLYWGDDRAEVLAELTNWPTYFPTSMSAADIAADMQAH
- a CDS encoding DUF6525 family protein — encoded protein: MAAYDRLPPALRAWLAQAALPWSPQSAHRIWCRALQRCEGDVAEAAHHLSRAEGWMLAQDRPER
- a CDS encoding NAD-dependent succinate-semialdehyde dehydrogenase, coding for MTDAKTDLKSLLKDPSLLETRAYIGGQWVDGDDGTFDVTNPARGDVIAQVADLSRAQVAGAIAQAEKAQKDWASWTGKERATVMRKWFDLMMENQDDLGTILTAEQGKPLAEAKGEIAYGASFIEFFGEEAKRVYGEMIPGHQRDKRIMVMKQPIGVAASITPWNFPNAMITRKAAPALAAGCSFVARPAAETPLSAIVMGVLAERAGIPAGVFNVLPSSSSSAVGREFCENPAVRKLTFTGSTEVGRILLKQAADQVMKCSMELGGNAPFIVFDDADLDAAVEGAIMCKFRNNGQTCVCANRIYVQAGVYDEFATKLKDRVSKMKVGDGLEEGTDLGPLINPEASDKVREHIKDAVDNGAEIILGNAKDDMGGNFFGPTIVTGVTQDMKVAKEETFGPLAPLFKFDDVDDVIAMANDTIFGLASYFYAKDLSRVYKVAEALEYGIVGVNTGIISTELAPFGGVKQSGLGREGSHHGIEDYLEMKYVCLSV
- a CDS encoding alpha/beta hydrolase, whose product is MMLDDAYANAAYIDGADGFPPRWEKEAEAFRANLGARAQLNVRYGPSDRQKFDFFQPEGVSRGTVVFVHGGYWKAFDKSYWSHLAAGPLARGYAVAMPSYDLCPDVRISEISTQIAAALTEVANRTQGTIVLSGHSAGGHLVARMTDPLLLGAEVRDRITRIVPISAVADLTPLLQTEMNDTLQLDEAEAAAESPMNMTPPHGVDVTVWVGADERPVFLEQAENFARSWGAKQVVAEGKHHFDVIDPLAEPDSDLTKALLGS
- a CDS encoding DUF1523 family protein; amino-acid sequence: MKIVKWVFWVTIWVMVGAFFHYTLPQTDIVRVTDTYEKRIDFGNSSIFWSGSSTDSAGQAVNRDVFFIQTRRAKGDVMVYRNEDTGWGWPPYFKFDTANLQAEAADARSTTGAPQYYALKHYGWRSELLSIYPNAISLRAVEGPDAAKGIPFVTIIVLLLFAALVYAIWVRWRRFRRARLDPRIEAFEDDIAVRRGRFARWRAERRARK